The following are encoded in a window of Candidatus Tiamatella incendiivivens genomic DNA:
- a CDS encoding S1 family peptidase: protein MKRPVPSRVVARLLEVLPDDAVLKAEPVFFSNYVKYSKLDLPVDKLVQLLVDYIRKHPASAKILVSSLQKEAERLGLTTGVITTFNGALYDYINSKISGFYITNHVDHGDSGGIVYTQGSNGYYGLGIVVAIVSTDNENATLVVPIFRITDDIGVKIYTG, encoded by the coding sequence ATGAAGAGACCAGTTCCCAGCAGGGTTGTTGCCAGACTATTGGAGGTTCTCCCCGATGACGCTGTCTTGAAGGCTGAGCCGGTGTTCTTCTCTAACTATGTTAAATACTCTAAGCTAGATCTTCCCGTGGATAAGCTGGTTCAACTGCTGGTTGATTATATTCGTAAGCATCCTGCCAGTGCCAAGATCCTCGTGTCTTCCCTGCAGAAGGAGGCTGAGAGGCTTGGTTTAACCACAGGAGTAATCACAACATTTAATGGTGCGCTTTACGATTATATCAACTCAAAAATATCAGGATTCTATATAACCAACCATGTTGATCATGGTGATAGCGGGGGAATAGTATATACACAGGGCAGTAACGGTTATTATGGTTTAGGGATAGTTGTAGCTATCGTTTCCACGGACAATGAAAATGCAACTCTAGTAGTACCCATATTCAGGATCACAGATGACATAGGAGTCAAGATTTACACGGGGTGA
- a CDS encoding type II toxin-antitoxin system VapC family toxin — protein sequence MIVVDASVFIDSLFSSNAERYQKSIDFLKAVEGLPIYAPRILRVELVAVARRLGYKGERKELLEITEKLNLVGENEIINLAEYVADQIHPRAVDTYYIATAILTGSILVSNDRLMAENSGKAGIEAYYLLEEHEAAKDKLGELKQNMQD from the coding sequence ATGATTGTAGTCGACGCCAGCGTGTTTATAGACTCCTTATTCAGCAGTAACGCTGAAAGGTATCAGAAATCCATAGACTTCCTCAAGGCAGTTGAAGGACTACCAATATATGCACCCAGAATACTCAGAGTAGAACTGGTAGCAGTGGCCCGTAGACTCGGCTACAAAGGCGAACGGAAAGAATTACTGGAAATTACGGAGAAATTGAACTTGGTTGGAGAAAATGAAATAATCAACCTTGCAGAATACGTGGCAGACCAAATACACCCCAGGGCAGTCGACACGTATTATATAGCTACTGCAATACTCACGGGAAGCATACTCGTATCAAACGATAGACTAATGGCTGAAAACTCCGGGAAAGCCGGAATAGAAGCATACTACCTGCTCGAAGAACACGAGGCAGCCAAAGACAAACTAGGAGAACTAAAACAAAACATGCAAGATTAA
- a CDS encoding aminotransferase class I/II-fold pyridoxal phosphate-dependent enzyme, which produces MGEEFFRLKRLLLGNIINGFPRFCLERWQSTHETAARILLSESGLEPLSIRQLEELGIEMGDLRQLPLGYGWTRGSPELRESILSLYKTDLKIDNVVVANGSAEANLASIMSAVASGDKVILDVPMYMQVAGLLTWIDAKIIELWREPPDWRFPLDRAIHLIEDEKPKLVFVTDPNNPTGKYMRTHELEELIETAERNNVRLFFDEVYWGSEQNDHRPSAIELGNTETVSIVHGLSKVYGLPGLRIGWIITDKSHAERAWSVKDYTSIAPSIISDYITSKLLSSNEAVEALRTRAKRIVEENVKTLKTTIEQLEEMITPYWPEAGAFQLLKVKEKDSLELSAQLYYQHGILVNPGECFKLPGYLRIGLGGDPLRFREELGGLVEALSTLL; this is translated from the coding sequence ATGGGAGAGGAATTTTTTAGGTTGAAGCGCCTTCTTCTCGGGAATATCATCAACGGGTTCCCGAGGTTTTGTCTGGAGAGATGGCAGAGTACGCATGAAACGGCAGCCCGCATATTACTTAGTGAGAGCGGGTTAGAGCCTCTCTCCATAAGGCAACTTGAAGAGTTAGGCATAGAAATGGGAGATCTAAGACAGTTACCCTTAGGCTACGGTTGGACGCGGGGTAGTCCTGAACTCAGGGAAAGCATCTTATCGCTCTATAAGACGGATTTGAAGATTGATAATGTAGTTGTGGCTAATGGGAGTGCAGAAGCCAACCTTGCTAGTATCATGTCTGCAGTTGCAAGCGGTGATAAGGTTATCCTAGATGTTCCTATGTATATGCAGGTAGCAGGTCTCCTTACATGGATAGACGCAAAGATTATTGAATTATGGCGTGAACCTCCGGATTGGAGGTTCCCCCTTGATAGGGCTATACATTTGATTGAAGATGAGAAGCCTAAACTAGTGTTTGTGACAGACCCTAATAACCCTACAGGAAAATATATGAGGACGCATGAACTTGAGGAGCTGATTGAAACTGCCGAAAGAAACAATGTCAGATTATTTTTCGACGAGGTCTACTGGGGCTCTGAGCAAAATGATCATAGGCCAAGCGCCATAGAACTAGGAAACACAGAAACTGTTTCAATAGTCCATGGCTTATCAAAAGTCTATGGACTACCCGGCCTTAGGATAGGCTGGATTATCACGGACAAAAGCCACGCAGAAAGAGCATGGAGTGTAAAAGACTACACCAGCATAGCACCATCAATCATCAGCGACTATATAACAAGTAAGCTATTATCCAGTAATGAAGCTGTAGAAGCTCTGAGAACCCGTGCAAAACGGATAGTAGAAGAGAATGTAAAAACCCTAAAAACCACAATAGAACAGCTGGAAGAGATGATCACTCCATACTGGCCCGAAGCAGGCGCTTTCCAGCTACTCAAGGTCAAAGAAAAAGACTCACTAGAACTTTCAGCGCAATTATACTATCAACATGGTATACTAGTGAATCCCGGTGAGTGCTTCAAGCTTCCTGGATACCTTAGAATAGGTCTAGGAGGGGACCCCTTAAGGTTTAGGGAGGAATTAGGAGGCCTAGTGGAGGCATTATCAACTCTCCTTTAA
- a CDS encoding antitoxin family protein has protein sequence MIRAKYTGGVLKPLDELNLNEGEIVSIIIEKKLPTGIADLVNEMRKNTPKTENPVKVLGELRR, from the coding sequence GTGATAAGAGCTAAATACACTGGGGGAGTTTTGAAGCCCTTGGACGAGCTTAACTTAAACGAAGGAGAGATAGTGTCTATTATCATAGAGAAGAAGCTCCCCACCGGCATAGCAGACTTGGTAAATGAGATGAGGAAAAACACGCCTAAAACAGAGAATCCTGTAAAAGTTCTCGGGGAACTGAGGAGATGA
- a CDS encoding alpha/beta hydrolase: MPYATVNGIKLYYEVHGEGFPLVMIMGLGADSNWWPLRIIKEFSKDYSVVVLDNRGAGRSDKPDSKYTIDLMADDVLGLMDYLGIRKAHILGVSMGGMIAQSLAIRYPEVVGKLVLCVTSTGGPEAVPPTPEAMKQLLLDRSSVQVEVLAEMLIETLLTKEYVEEHREELKSYIKRALQYPMPAHAYNRQLEAILEFNAYDKLDKIRASTLVISGGKDIIIPPDNGRLLAKKIPNSRLVIFENSGHGLILQELDRFVSVVMQFLQSGS; encoded by the coding sequence TTGCCGTACGCTACAGTAAATGGGATAAAATTATATTATGAAGTTCACGGTGAGGGTTTTCCTCTAGTAATGATCATGGGTTTGGGGGCTGACTCTAATTGGTGGCCGCTGAGGATAATCAAGGAGTTCTCGAAAGATTATAGTGTCGTTGTATTAGACAACCGCGGGGCTGGAAGGAGCGATAAGCCTGACAGTAAGTACACAATCGACCTTATGGCAGATGACGTGTTGGGGCTTATGGATTACTTAGGAATAAGGAAAGCACATATCCTGGGTGTTTCTATGGGTGGGATGATCGCACAGTCACTTGCCATCCGTTACCCTGAGGTTGTCGGGAAACTTGTTTTATGTGTAACCTCTACAGGTGGACCGGAGGCTGTTCCTCCAACGCCGGAAGCTATGAAGCAACTACTCTTGGACAGGTCTAGTGTACAGGTTGAGGTTCTTGCTGAGATGTTGATAGAGACTCTTCTGACAAAGGAATACGTAGAGGAACACCGGGAGGAATTGAAGTCATATATTAAGAGGGCACTGCAATACCCCATGCCTGCCCATGCCTATAATAGGCAGCTAGAGGCTATCTTAGAGTTCAATGCCTATGATAAACTGGATAAGATCAGGGCATCTACACTGGTTATCTCAGGAGGAAAGGATATCATAATTCCTCCAGATAATGGTAGGCTCCTGGCGAAGAAAATACCTAACTCTAGGCTAGTTATATTCGAGAATTCGGGTCATGGTTTGATACTTCAAGAGCTTGATAGGTTTGTTAGTGTAGTGATGCAGTTTCTCCAGAGCGGCTCTTAG